The Pseudochaenichthys georgianus unplaced genomic scaffold, fPseGeo1.2 scaffold_1503_arrow_ctg1, whole genome shotgun sequence DNA segment CAGCATCGCTCCATTACACAACTCCACCTCtagcgtgtgtgtctgtgtgtgtgtctgtgtggtgtgtgaatgtgtgtgtgtgagtctgtgtggtgtgtgtatgtgtctgtgtggtgtgtggACGCTTTCTTTCGGGTGTTgcagaataaatatattaaaataataatactcatagccTCTCAGCGCATCAGTCTGCTGCGGAGCTGAGAGCTCTACGGAGgacacacatatttatattaCTGGCTTTCAACTAAATGCAGAGTTAGTCCACCAAGGTGGCAAAGGGCACTGCACTGCTACCTTGACGCATTTGCATTGTCCACTGCATCCTTCTTGCATCCACAGCGAGGAGTTCACGACAAGCCTTCCTCTCCCTCCCCCAGTCTCCTGTGGCCTTCCTCTCCCTCCCCCAGTCTCCTGTGGCCTTCCTCTCCCTCCCCCAGTCACCTGTGGCCTTCCTCTCCCTCCCCCAGTCACCTGTGGCCTTCCTCTCCCTCCCCCAGTCTCCTGTGGCCTTCCTCTCCCTCCCCCAGTCACCTGTGGCCTTCCTCTCCCTCCCCCAGTCACCTGTGGCCTTCCTCTCCCTCCCCCAGTCACCTGTGGCCTTCCTCTCCCTCCCCCAGTCACCTGTGGCCTTCCTCTCCCTCCCCCAGTCTCCTGTGGCCTTCCTCTCCCTCCCCCAGTCTCCTGTGGCCTTCCTCTCCCTCCCCCAGTCACCTGTGGCCTTCCTCTCCCTCCCCCAGTCTCCTGTGGCCTTCCTCTCCCTCCCCCAGTCTCCTGTGGCCTTCCTCTCCCTCCCCCAGTCACCTGTGGCcttccttgagcaaggcaccggacaccccccttccccctCACTCTCATTGCccgctgtgcaatagctgctcctagtgctagacctctccaagtagcagtccacactccatattgaggtctggtcggggacttgaaccggcgaccctccaGCTCACAGTCCACGCCCCTACTGACCGAGCCCCTGCCGGACTAAATTAaactacatatatatattatgtaacaTGTCACCATGATAAATATGTTAAGGGTATAtgtgtagggttagggttagggtgagCTACATTCCAGCATGTTGTAAATAGTCCCACTGCATTCCCCGTCCTTGAACATAGGATGAGCCCCCGGAGTCTGGATCCTAAGCTACCGGTAAGATAACAACCAATGGACACCTTCCTCAGGGCAGGCGCTAACAGTGGGCCAAAGTTCATGTTTCTATCATCAAAATCACAATTCATTCAGATATTTCACATCTCGGCTGGACTAAAACTCTTCCTCAAGAAGTCCGGAAGCTTCTGGTTCCAGACGAGCAGAGAACCAACACCCCACGCCAGGGTGAgaatttcacgacggccacgacggccatggccgtcgttgccccgcactttggccgtgatgccctgttaaaaaaaatgcaattcacggccaaagtggcctttgtgcccctgtcaaaagtaaaaaaaaatgtcctgtggtaggctattggtattttgactagcaatttagttaaattgtttcgtttatcaacgctacaacatagcgtttcgtgagtcggttgttggggggaaagcaaacagctgtttgctgctcgCGTGTGctccaaacagctgtttgctgcggagcacatcgcgagcaggctcccgtgagcgggagggcgctcctgcttcactacagactatcgcgccacctaaccattccccaacatgtttttaatacagcggtaaccggccaagcgccgggcaaaaaacaatgttctaataaaagaaagtcaccggaggagttaaggAGAGACAGGGAGCTGGCTGcagtgccgcgtcctaaaacccttttataatctatcgattagatttatgattcgaacattataaaagtagggtagacatgtggagattatccagctgaacaaaacgtgcatttatcaaacaggtttgttttccacagaccttatttccagctatttccaaaaccctgtggagggaaccagcagctacttcctggtttcaggacgcgtcactgcacctctcaatatgatgccagtataaacaaggtattctgtcggctctgtacatcaatgctgacaggaagtgaagagtagacaatataaaggtattggcgaaatgtcccagcagtttgggataatgaaggttctaatcaaatcaattacatagccatcacatgtctaactcctgatgacaggaaggcagaacgtgcattatacaaataataatactcataataatagcagacatttttgaacaatgaccacaatatcattattttaataaaccaaatatgaacaattgagggaaatgaggaagaactgatgattcaaatgttgtagtaatgtagttagtgcataaattattgcaacaaatgtgttaattttcttcattattagtcgatttttttttggtgggcgaatgctccgggccagaggctacaatggtggggccagtgacaataccATGTTACCCTTCCTGTCTGCCCCTGACTGACttgtggtttatggctgaacttcacgtatacgtttaagaaacactattgctattcagccgtttgtaaaacgactggtgttgacttagtgctacacttttcagtcatgttgattgaccagcgtaatttaacaacacagcctttgtgccctgtcatgtggcctttgtgccctgtcatgtggcctttgtgccctgtcatgtggcctttgtgccctgtcatgtggcctttgtgccctgtcatgtggcctttgtgccctgtcatgtggcctttgtgccctgtcatgtggcctttgtgccctgtcatgtggcctttgtgcccttaaaaaaatgtgaacgggaaggccaaatggccttgcccctaaaatgacgaaattccaagcctgccCCACGTGTtctgcacgttttcactgctcatatctGCGGGATCGGGTCaaggaactaattggcaatacgtgcgggtagcgggcgggttcggtattccacggcgcgggagcgggtcttgaagtcagacccgtgcaggactctggttCGGGTCAGAAACGTATTTTTATTCAAACAAGAAAAAGCATTATTAGAAATGTTTGATCACAGAAAAATGACAGAACGTTTTTAATTCGCTTGTTTTATTCAGCGTGTAGACGAGGTGGTTTAATCCAtttacccacaatgcattgtTGTATACAGTCATTCAAAAACATCAACATATAAATCTGAAGGTAAATAATCagaaaacattaaacatattctAGCAGTGCACACGTTATGACTCACAGTGCATCGTCTGAAGTGCACACGTCACTCAACTGGAGAGAAGTTCAGACGTTTCGACCAGAAGCTGaaataaatgtgcagaattaaattacattttcacCAACAAACACGAGAAGTGATTTATAAAAAGAAAACATCAGATTTCTGACGTTTAAAGGAAACCATCGGCAGCTACTTTCAGAAAGTGCATTTTACAGTTAATTTAGGAACACGTCGTACGGTTTCATCGATAACCTGCATTCTGTCTTCCTCGCTTTCGTCTGGATCAAAACATAAACACCTTTTTCCAGATTTAGCAATATTGGCAAAATGTCGTGAAGTGTTCGAGACACGTGACGTTCCTTATTTTAATCTGTACGACGTTAACGTCATCAAGTGTGCTGGCCACGCATAAATAACGTCATACACGTTTCTAACACTTGTTTGTTAGTCACATGTTTCTGATTGGTCCCTTTCGTCCGTAACACGTCAGAGTCGTCCTGGCAACGTGAACGTGTTCTCATATCGACTCTGTCTCCGTGCCCGAGCAGCAAGGACACTTCCCCTCGACCCTTAGGAGACATGAAATACTTCGTATATAAATCCGTCTTTTGTAAACTTCGTCCCAAATGTAAGTCATCGGTTCAGATCTCAGTGCTTCTGAGTCGAGGCTCGATGAAGAGGATCCTTGGTTTACTAACGCTGATCCTCAGCCGGTAACAACGGCTTTAATCCCACAAATAACGGTCATATTATCGTCTTGTAAACGTTCCCGTGTCAATAATCACAGTTTCAGGTTTACAGTGTTTAGAGATTATTGCTTCTTCTCTCGTCGCGCTgtgaatattaaatattaacctCCCTGATTTGTGCAGCTGGCGAAACGCAGACACGTCGGAACTAAAGGAAGACATCATAAGGATTATAATCAGTGCTGTAGGAAAGATTGTGCTCTTCAGTGCTTTTGTCTTTTAAAAAACCTCCTTCGTACAAACGGTGACATCGTAGTCTAAAAACCACACAATGTCTTTTTTGATTTCTTGACCTGAATGTCTGCGAGGAAGACTTTGTGTCTGAGGTCACAGACGGGGTTAGTGCAGAGAGGAGACCCCCGGAGGAAGAGGCCATCGTCCAATCAGCTGTTAGACGCAGGATGGTGAGGACACACACTCTGTACTCACTTCACGTCTTCATGTCGTCGTGGAGATATCCAAAGTCCAACGATCAGATGTGAAATGAAAACAGACGGTGTGATCCTGATGGCGCGGACTTGTTGTTTTCATGATGGTTTGTCTTtgcttaacagccaatcagagagctttaTTTTATCGGAGGTCGGTACAACCCGTAGAAACAACATTGGCGCTTATCGGCGTCTCTCACAGCTGATCGAGGGCTTTGAGCATGTTCGTCTATGTTGGtgttacacatggagctgctgtgatgcaagttacatttcagacttgatctgaccattaaagtgTCATCGGATCGGAGCATCAGCTCGGGGTATCGGGGGCTCGGGGTATCGGGGGCTCGGGTATCGGGGTATCGGGGGCTCGGGGTATCGGGGGCTCGGGGTATCGGGGTATCGGGGTATCGGAGGCTCGGGGTATCAGGGGCTCGGGGTATCTGGGGCTCGGGGGCTCGGGGTATGGGGGGCTCGGGGTATGGGAAGCTCGGGTATCGGGGGCTCGGGGTATGGGGGGCTCGGGGTATCGGGGTATCTGGGGCTCGGGGGCTCGGGGTATTGGGGTATCGGGGGCTCGGGGGAAAACCCTGAGGAG contains these protein-coding regions:
- the LOC139433238 gene encoding uncharacterized protein, whose protein sequence is RSSRQAFLSLPQSPVAFLSLPQSPVAFLSLPQSPVAFLSLPQSPVAFLSLPQSPVAFLSLPQSPVAFLSLPQSPVAFLSLPQSPVAFLSLPQSPVAFLSLPQSPVAFLSLPQSPVAFLSLPQSPVAFLSLPQSPVAFLSLPQSPVAFLSLPQSPVAFLEQGTGHPPSPSLSLPAVQ